The sequence CGTTTGAACTGCAGCAGTACCAGTTTGACGTCACCTATCGACGCGGGAGCCAGAACATTGTTGCAGATGCACTTTCTCGACAGCCTTTGGAAGTACTTCAGATGATCCAGGAGGATAAGCCGGGATGCACATGGTACCAGCGGATGCTGAAACTTGTTCAGGACAGGCCTGAAGATTACCCGGACTACGCGTACGAGAACCAACAGCTCTATCGGCATATCGGATCCCGACCTGACGACGAAGACTCCGTGCCCTGGAAACTGTGCGTAGCCAAGGAACACCGACAGCGAGTACTGTCGGAATGCCATGACCAGCCGACGGCAGGACATCTCGGAATCAGGAAGACAACCACCCGCATCGCCCAGAGATATTACTGGCCAGGTATGTCCGCAAGTGTGACACTTGCCAACGGTTCAAAGTCAGCCAAACCAAACCGGCGGGTAAAATGTTCACCAGACAGATTAACGAGCCGTTCGATACTGTCTGCGCCGATTTTATTGGCCCCTTCCGCGATCCAAGAGTGGGAATACGATGCTGCTCGTATTCTTCGACGCCTTTTCGAAATGGGTTGAGTTGGTCCCCTTGAGAAAAGCTACTTCGGCGCATCTCGAAAAATCCTTTCGGGAGAGGATTTTGAATCACTTTGGTATTCCCCGAACATTTGTCTGCGATAATGGGACACAGTTTACGAGTCGTTCATTCAAAGCCTTCTGCAAGCAGGCGGGAATGGAGATCCAACATACAGCACCTTATACTCCGCAGCAGAACCCGACAGATAGGGCCAATCGCACCATTAAAACGATGGTCGCCCAGTATATCGAGGACAAGCAGACGACGTGGGACGAACTTCTGCCCGAACTGAATCTGGCAATTAATAGCAGCATCTCAGAATCAACCGGATTCAGTCCAGCGTTCATCGTCCAAGGCAGAGAGCCACGACTCCCAGGAGCCTTGTATGATGAAGTGACTCCAGGACCAAGCCAAGCGCCACGTTCACCCGAAGCGAAAGCGGAATTGCTACGGGACATTTTCAAGGTAGTACAGGAGAACACTCAGAGAGCTTCGTTGGAGCAGCGGAAGCATTACGATCTCAGGCGACGTGCGTGGAGACCGACCATAGGATCGCTGGTCTTCGTAAAACAGCATCATTTGTCCAGGGCAGCGGATAACTTTGCCGCTAAGCTAGCACCCAAGTACGAGGGCCCGTacaaagtaaagtaaaaaccCAGTTAATAATCGTTAAAACAAAGCACTAATACCCTTTTGTTCTCCCCTACAGACATGGCGTCGGACAACCCGTCACACCTGTGGCGCATGACAACACGCAAGCCACGGCCACCCACATTTCTCAACGCCCCCCGAAGTAGgaggggaatgtgaggagtcgtttgacccctcacaaatagcgccaccaacatcgccagcgccaacagcatcggccgccagcgccaacaacatcgcccgccagcgccaacaacatcgccagctagcagctacaacatcgccagcgccaacagcatcggccgccagcgccaacaacaacgccagctagcagctacatcgccagcgccaacagcaaacaaaaccctcgcgaataattttgtaaaaaaaaacattgcacagtgcatttaatatataagcttagccaataatcataagatttgtagttatattgatacacaataattattttagctcagcctaagcgataggttctgtttaccttttccccctccgttctcacatcagcagtagccacacacacacacacacaccaggagagtaacgaaatattcaccacgataagtgcagcgccgcacaggagcaagcgagagaggacatgcgatcgaggaggaaaacaacccccgaaaattggcacgcgccaagggaagagcgagagaaaaggagtaccgaaacttcgacaagtggaaaaaacccagagcagccgaaaacttgaacaaaacgcggcggcaaagcttgactagctctcttttggaaaaggcggtgcacgggatcagaagagcgaggagtcatttttgcaaaggcggtgcacgggatcagaaacaggtctctcttttggaaaacgcggcgcaccggaccagaagtgcgagcagttcacttttggacttttggaaaacgcggcgcaccggaccagaagtgcgagaagcaggggactcttgcaaaggcggcgcacgggatcagaagtgcgagcagagcatatttatgtggacaacaggagtcttttgccttcgggctgatgccaagtgacccaggaaggagtttacctagacgacctcgaggagagtgtgcctgcccaggaccagcggcggagcacccggagtcacgcgtgtgtgtgtgcgtgagagcgtgagagtcccgtgcaatgagaaatttctcgaaggcctcgatgcggtttcgcccagagtaggctagaatttataaaccatgacctaacctaacccgttaattgcgagcactgagaaaaaaaaaacatgaaccaagaatttaaacaaagaatattttcttacatatctgaacacatgttgttgccatgttgttctttttccctttgactactttgatttctgatttaatttccgagctgactacaccgagagaaaggggtggacccaactttaggaaacctgttgctcattaattaaataaaaatatttctcagaccctctttccaaaggaacttcgggaaatatttttttaaaaggaaaatttattcttcttctatcactgccggctgtattgagccaactcgcgcccgactacactgggaaaacaaaataaagtagaaactcgagttacaaatgaatcaataaaaataccccaataaatgtatttctcgcctgattttaatgcaactcgtagggaaaaaaatccaatcaagctggccacgcataaatatgaatatttccagacaaatgcctagatttTAGGCCATAAATTCTGCCCTAGGGAAAAGTTGTCCCCATAATCGATCCCCTCTCTCTCGGCCTTCTCGTAGCGAATGCTATGAGCCAGGCCCAAATGCGCGTTACCGCTGACGCTTTTCACTCTGCTACAGACACCGAATAAACTGTTTCTCTCACTCCGTACCCCGGTGGCTGGCACTCTACATCTCACGCCAGCCAACCGATTTTCGTATTAGACCTTTTTGTCCCATATCCTTACGAATATTTTCGGTAAAGAGACCCTGGCGGGACTGAGTATATCCCAGCCTACGAGACTTCTTTAcaactttcaatgttgttttgcgtctgttgtgtttgcttgctgtggccgctcgcttgtgttttccgtttgttgctgttttttgaatataaaataaacgacGCGCCGAAAGTAACTGTTATTTGTTCCCCGTGCCCCGTGTTTTTTTTCGCGTCTAGTAGTCCTTGTGCCCGTCGAACGGAAGTGTCAAACTCACCAGTGCTAGTCGCCCCAGTTGTGCAGTCAGTAGGACCACAAGTTTCCACATTTCCACACACGACAGGCCTGCTTGCTTCTCTCTCTGCCCGGCAAACAAACATTTAGTGAATATTTTCTACACTTTTTGTTCGgtcgtgttttttttattttgctaaagTCACGTTGTGCCATCGGTATTGTTTTCGTTTCGGTTTTCGGGGAACAGTGCCGTTGTTCGTCTTGGGGGTCTAGTGACCTTGCGCGACCCGCACCATGGACCTGCGCAGCTGGCGTAAGGTCCTTATCCAGTAGGTCATCGAGTGTCGCTTCACCGAACACAACTTCATCACACTGGAGCAGTCGGACATCGATGCCTTCTTCTCGATCTACGTGCAAAAGGCCCAGGTGGCGCCGGTAGAGGAGGAGAACGCGCTGCCGGCCCAGCCTGGGGAGCACCGCTCCCCCCTGCAGAACTTCCTCCGAGATCATTATCCAGAGTTCAGTGCCCACATAGATGGCCGTGGCCAACTTGTGACCGCGGACTACGTGTATGTCTACACACTGCTCCTGCATTACTCATGCGTGAAGCAGCCCAGCGTGTTTATCCACAGCATCTGCAAGAAGCTGCCGGAGCTAGTGCAGACCTGCATCGCAAACTTCTTCGGCCAGACGTTGGAGCAACAGCTGACGCGCCAATTTCTCCGCCAGTCTATGAACAATGTGGCTGTGATTTACCGCCAGGGCGTCCAGATCAGCCCCAGTCGTCCGAGCTGCAGCACCATGAGTCCCGAACTGACCATTGACA comes from Drosophila suzukii chromosome Y, CBGP_Dsuzu_IsoJpt1.0, whole genome shotgun sequence and encodes:
- the LOC139353648 gene encoding uncharacterized protein; its protein translation is MEIQHTAPYTPQQNPTDRANRTIKTMVAQYIEDKQTTWDELLPELNLAINSSISESTGFSPAFIVQGREPRLPGALYDEVTPGPSQAPRSPEAKAELLRDIFKVVQENTQRASLEQRKHYDLRRRAWRPTIGSLVFVKQHHLSRAADNFAAKLAPKYEGPYKTWRRTTRHTCGA